The Burkholderia mayonis genome window below encodes:
- a CDS encoding DUF2164 domain-containing protein → MAIELDKDVRDRAVASLQRYFAENMDEPIGNIQAGALLHFFVEEIAPAIYNLAIADAQERLQARVAELDIECHEPPFEYWKKQPGRKR, encoded by the coding sequence ATGGCCATTGAACTGGACAAGGACGTGCGCGACCGAGCAGTCGCATCGCTGCAACGCTATTTCGCCGAGAACATGGACGAGCCGATCGGCAACATCCAGGCCGGCGCGCTGCTTCATTTCTTCGTCGAGGAGATCGCGCCCGCGATCTACAACCTCGCGATCGCCGATGCGCAGGAGCGCCTGCAAGCGCGCGTCGCCGAGCTCGACATCGAATGTCACGAACCGCCGTTCGAATACTGGAAGAAGCAGCCGGGCCGCAAGCGCTGA